The following coding sequences lie in one Cloeon dipterum chromosome 1, ieCloDipt1.1, whole genome shotgun sequence genomic window:
- the LOC135934699 gene encoding uncharacterized protein LOC135934699 isoform X2 encodes MPRSVGDLLEATKPTVSYSANTATTPNAPSTGRYVNSVSDLYGADEIEVLLDEIKDLEPCSVRTEDIQDFEIAGSRTAVDEDGPGGDKEPHEGSDADSEGEAGARSLVGTVHSWDSHANYRHDLDDDDEGRMLFRGVIVYCDQRHLKSATGVVRVLLIVCTVACLIGLCASMSLRAPFHMLPILARLRLMLFVTIFTLLTTSVLLFLDISHTVYLFPFNWPLINSCLFISLGVAYLLGSSLLLHLVYAYNNSEWEPRVSGAELIVSYVFGFLCCVECVVLAVVAHWGRNPYRRVITADEINLQPSPSSSPTHTTAPSRPTSLVPPGSSAASSKAAKAKQHWPIDDHQQPCSSKQLDNYDAAFANA; translated from the exons ATGCCCCGCTCAGTGGGCGACCTGCTTGAGGCCACCAAGCCGACGGTCAGCTACAGCGCCAACACGGCCACCACGCCCAACGCGCCCTCCACCGGACGCTACGTCAACTCGGTGTCTGACCTGTACGGCGCCGACGAGATTGAGGTACTTCTAGACGAAATCAAAGACCTGGAGCCCTGCAGTGTGCGCACCGAGGATATCCAG GATTTTGAAATTGCCGGCAGCCGGACGGCCGTGGACGAGGATGGGCCAGGGGGAGACAAGGAACCCCACGAAGGCAGCGACGCCGACTCGGAGGGCGAGGCGGGCGCCAGGTCGCTGGTCGGGACTGTCCACTCGTGGGACAGCCACGCCAACTACCGACACGAtctcgacgacgacgacgagggTCGAATGCTATTCCGAGGCGTTATTGTCTACTGCGACCAACGACACCTCAAATCGGCTACCGGCGTAGTCAGAGTTTTGCTTATT GTGTGTACTGTGGCTTGTTTGATTGGACTGTGTGCTAGCATGTCGTTAAGGGCGCCGTTCCACATGTTGCCCATCCTGGCAAGGTTGCGGCTGATGCTGTTCGTCACGATATTTACCCTCCTTACCACCAGCGTGCTGCTCTTCCTCGACATATCACATACAGTCTACCTGTTTCCATTCAATTGGCCACTCATT AACTCCTGTCTCTTTATAAGCCTGGGAGTGGCTTACTTACTAGGATCGAGTTTACTGCTTCACTTGGTGTACGCGTACAACAACTCAGAGTGGGAACCCCGCGTCTCCGGTGCGGAACTAATTGTGTCCTAT GTTTTTGGCTTTCTGTGCTGTGTCGAGTGTGTGGTACTGGCGGTGGTGGCGCACTGGGGCCGGAACCCGTACAGACGCGTCATCACAGCCGACGAGATCAACCTGCAGCCGTCGCCATCGTCGTCGCCAACCCACACGACAGCACCGTCAAGACCAACCTCCCTGGTGCCGCCGGGCTCCTCGGCCGCCTCTAGCAAGGCGGCCAAAGCCAAGCAGCACTGGCCCATTGACGATCACCAGCAACCCTGCTCTTCGAAGCAATTGGACAATTACGACGCAGCGTTCGCGAACGcgtga
- the LOC135934699 gene encoding uncharacterized protein LOC135934699 isoform X1: MPRSVGDLLEATKPTVSYSANTATTPNAPSTGRYVNSVSDLYGADEIEVLLDEIKDLEPCSVRTEDIQVTRLSAKPPELRAFSARHRVMTLDFEIAGSRTAVDEDGPGGDKEPHEGSDADSEGEAGARSLVGTVHSWDSHANYRHDLDDDDEGRMLFRGVIVYCDQRHLKSATGVVRVLLIVCTVACLIGLCASMSLRAPFHMLPILARLRLMLFVTIFTLLTTSVLLFLDISHTVYLFPFNWPLINSCLFISLGVAYLLGSSLLLHLVYAYNNSEWEPRVSGAELIVSYVFGFLCCVECVVLAVVAHWGRNPYRRVITADEINLQPSPSSSPTHTTAPSRPTSLVPPGSSAASSKAAKAKQHWPIDDHQQPCSSKQLDNYDAAFANA, encoded by the exons ATGCCCCGCTCAGTGGGCGACCTGCTTGAGGCCACCAAGCCGACGGTCAGCTACAGCGCCAACACGGCCACCACGCCCAACGCGCCCTCCACCGGACGCTACGTCAACTCGGTGTCTGACCTGTACGGCGCCGACGAGATTGAGGTACTTCTAGACGAAATCAAAGACCTGGAGCCCTGCAGTGTGCGCACCGAGGATATCCAGGTGACCAGGCTCTCAGCCAAGCCGCCAGAACTGAGAGCATTTTCCGCCCGCCACAGGGTGATGACGTTG GATTTTGAAATTGCCGGCAGCCGGACGGCCGTGGACGAGGATGGGCCAGGGGGAGACAAGGAACCCCACGAAGGCAGCGACGCCGACTCGGAGGGCGAGGCGGGCGCCAGGTCGCTGGTCGGGACTGTCCACTCGTGGGACAGCCACGCCAACTACCGACACGAtctcgacgacgacgacgagggTCGAATGCTATTCCGAGGCGTTATTGTCTACTGCGACCAACGACACCTCAAATCGGCTACCGGCGTAGTCAGAGTTTTGCTTATT GTGTGTACTGTGGCTTGTTTGATTGGACTGTGTGCTAGCATGTCGTTAAGGGCGCCGTTCCACATGTTGCCCATCCTGGCAAGGTTGCGGCTGATGCTGTTCGTCACGATATTTACCCTCCTTACCACCAGCGTGCTGCTCTTCCTCGACATATCACATACAGTCTACCTGTTTCCATTCAATTGGCCACTCATT AACTCCTGTCTCTTTATAAGCCTGGGAGTGGCTTACTTACTAGGATCGAGTTTACTGCTTCACTTGGTGTACGCGTACAACAACTCAGAGTGGGAACCCCGCGTCTCCGGTGCGGAACTAATTGTGTCCTAT GTTTTTGGCTTTCTGTGCTGTGTCGAGTGTGTGGTACTGGCGGTGGTGGCGCACTGGGGCCGGAACCCGTACAGACGCGTCATCACAGCCGACGAGATCAACCTGCAGCCGTCGCCATCGTCGTCGCCAACCCACACGACAGCACCGTCAAGACCAACCTCCCTGGTGCCGCCGGGCTCCTCGGCCGCCTCTAGCAAGGCGGCCAAAGCCAAGCAGCACTGGCCCATTGACGATCACCAGCAACCCTGCTCTTCGAAGCAATTGGACAATTACGACGCAGCGTTCGCGAACGcgtga